In Desulfovibrio sp. Fe33, the genomic window GATTTCCTTGAGTTCGTCGCACGCCTCGCGGTTGGCGCAGACGTCGGTAACGTCCTTGAGGGTCAGCTCCAGCAGGGCGAGATCGGTCTTCATGATTTGGAGCGGGTTGTTGATTTCGTGAGCGAAACCTGCGGCCATCTCGCCCAATTCGGCAAGACGGGCGGCCTGGAGCAGTTGGGCCTCAAGCTTGCTGACGGCCTCTGCCTGGGTGCGCAGGGTCTCGGTCAGTCGGCGGCTGACGATCAGGGCTAGAACAATGATGACGCCTCCGCCGCAGAGCAGCACGACGATTACGGTGTAGCTCGCCATGAGCACCGGCTGGAAGGCCTCTTCCTTCTTCTGGCGGACAACGAGCCTCCAGTTGCCGTCGTTGAGCCGGGCCGAGGCGAACAGGTAATCCTCTCCGCCGTCGGAGCCGGTAAAGGAGACGAGGTTTTCCTCCTGCGCCGGATAGGGGTAGGCGTCCCGCTCAAGCAGCGCGCCGCCTGACCTGCGGCTGGTCTGCAACACGCCTTCCAGGTTCAGGATATAGGCCTCGCCGGAGTCGCCGATGCCCGGCGCATTGACCATGTTGCCGAAAAACGTGGGGTTGACGGTGGCCCTGAGGACCCATGCCTGGCCGTTGATACGTCTGACCACGGCGACGATGAAGTGGGGCACCTTGCGGTATCCGAGGAAAACGTCGCTGATGTAGAAGCCGTTATCCAGCGTCTCCTTGTACCAGTCCGCATCCTTGTAATTCTTGTCGGCCAAGCCAAAGGGGCCCACGTAAGCCGCGTGCCTGCCGTTCGGGTCGATGAGGCCCATGTCCTGGAAAACCTGTCCGCCGACCCGCAGCCATGCTGCAACTTCCTCCGCTGCGGCGCTTCCGGCCGGATTGTCGGCGGGGATCAGCGCGAGGAACGATTCCAGGTCGCTGCGCCGCTCGTGCAGGAATTCGTCGATGAGCTTGGCCCTGTCCACGGCGGCCTGCCGGATGGACGAGGTTGCGAACTGTTTGGACGCCCCGGCAAAGGAGTAAAAGCCGATAGCTGCCGATATGAGCAGGGGGATCGCAGGGATGACTATCATGGTGATGAGGAGCAATCTGTGAATCCCGCAAGACGATGTTTGCTTTGCCATAGCTGTTCTGCCTGATTAATTTGCAAGATGTGTTGAAAATTTATTTTTATTCCAAGTAGTT contains:
- a CDS encoding sensor histidine kinase — translated: MIVIPAIPLLISAAIGFYSFAGASKQFATSSIRQAAVDRAKLIDEFLHERRSDLESFLALIPADNPAGSAAAEEVAAWLRVGGQVFQDMGLIDPNGRHAAYVGPFGLADKNYKDADWYKETLDNGFYISDVFLGYRKVPHFIVAVVRRINGQAWVLRATVNPTFFGNMVNAPGIGDSGEAYILNLEGVLQTSRRSGGALLERDAYPYPAQEENLVSFTGSDGGEDYLFASARLNDGNWRLVVRQKKEEAFQPVLMASYTVIVVLLCGGGVIIVLALIVSRRLTETLRTQAEAVSKLEAQLLQAARLAELGEMAAGFAHEINNPLQIMKTDLALLELTLKDVTDVCANREACDELKEIADQFQVQIGRCAAITREILRFGRQDAPQVQDVDLTDFLPKVGSMIRNKAAVNGIEVTCEVKPDIPAVLADPGQLQQVMINLLNNAIHAVVDRHGAKGGRIDVEARRDERGWAVVTVSDNGCGINQESMSKIFMPFFTTKAPGQGTGLGLSVCHSIIDSLGGELTVESAKGEGTTFTVRIPGKDA